Proteins encoded within one genomic window of Halorussus salilacus:
- the spt4 gene encoding transcription elongation factor subunit Spt4, translated as MAGDRLACRECHAVTDPDEDTCPICGSTSLTEDWAGYVIITHPDESEIAREMEVTKPGKYALKVR; from the coding sequence ATGGCCGGTGACCGCCTCGCCTGCCGGGAGTGTCACGCCGTGACCGACCCCGACGAGGATACGTGTCCCATCTGCGGGTCGACCAGCCTCACCGAGGACTGGGCCGGATACGTCATCATCACCCATCCCGACGAGAGCGAGATCGCCCGCGAGATGGAAGTGACCAAGCCGGGCAAGTACGCGCTGAAGGTCCGATAG
- a CDS encoding DUF188 domain-containing protein — translation MTVVGMDTSALMMPVECDVRIFEEVERLLGDFECVAPRAVVDELSKLADGAGQEAVAASVGADLADRCRTMDHEEPYADDALVELAPEFDYVVTNDAPLKRRLLDAGTPVIHIRGRNKLAITQP, via the coding sequence ATGACGGTGGTCGGCATGGACACGAGCGCGCTCATGATGCCGGTCGAGTGCGACGTGCGGATCTTCGAGGAGGTCGAACGCCTCCTCGGCGATTTCGAGTGCGTCGCTCCCCGCGCGGTCGTCGACGAGCTATCGAAGCTCGCCGACGGCGCGGGGCAGGAAGCCGTGGCCGCGAGCGTGGGTGCCGACCTCGCAGACCGCTGTCGGACGATGGACCACGAGGAACCGTACGCCGACGACGCGCTGGTCGAACTCGCGCCCGAGTTCGACTACGTCGTCACGAACGACGCCCCGCTCAAGCGACGCCTGCTCGACGCGGGCACACCGGTAATTCATATAAGGGGCCGGAACAAACTCGCAATCACTCAACCATAG
- a CDS encoding DNA-directed RNA polymerase: MYKRVRLKDTVEVPPEHLAEVTPELVQRLLQDKLEGRMDEDVGSVVSVVDVHDIGDGAVLPNRPGVYYEAEFDAVTFDPRMQEVVDGEIVEVVNFGAFVGIGPVDGLLHVSQISDEYLAYDEENQQLASRESNRTLGVGDSVRARIVTKSIDERNPRESKIGLTAKQVGLGKHGWLKEDREKRQAATESE, from the coding sequence ATGTACAAACGGGTCAGACTCAAAGATACGGTCGAGGTACCCCCCGAGCATCTCGCGGAGGTCACGCCGGAACTGGTGCAGCGACTCCTGCAGGACAAACTCGAAGGGCGGATGGACGAGGACGTGGGGAGCGTCGTCAGCGTCGTCGACGTCCACGACATCGGCGACGGCGCGGTCCTCCCGAACCGCCCCGGGGTCTACTACGAGGCGGAGTTCGACGCCGTCACGTTCGACCCCCGGATGCAGGAGGTCGTGGACGGCGAAATCGTCGAAGTGGTCAACTTCGGCGCGTTCGTCGGCATCGGGCCGGTCGACGGCCTGCTCCACGTCTCTCAGATCTCCGACGAGTACCTCGCCTACGACGAGGAGAACCAGCAGCTCGCCTCCCGCGAGTCGAACCGGACGCTCGGCGTCGGCGACTCGGTCCGGGCGCGCATCGTCACCAAGAGCATCGACGAGCGCAATCCGCGCGAGAGCAAGATCGGACTCACCGCCAAGCAGGTGGGCCTCGGCAAGCACGGGTGGCTCAAAGAGGACCGCGAGAAGCGCCAAGCGGCAACCGAGAGTGAGTAA
- a CDS encoding winged helix-turn-helix domain-containing protein produces the protein MSGTTGPSAEESALRNCEDCVAPEEAFSVIANESRLSILEALWKADERPVSFSELRREVGMRDSAQFNYHLKQLTDHFVVGTDEGYDFRQAGKKVVRSILAGSFNEHPEMEPFELDETCALCGGSLEASYDDEMLAIDCLDCAKNHGRYPFPPGGLNDRTRGEIMDAFNQRVRHLHCLAADGVCPECNGRMSTAITHDTEDYLGLGVRVDHRCEQCRHRLYSAVGLSLLDQSDVVTFHRDHGVDVCTKPYWDLAWCVTDEHTTVLSEDPWRIRVEIPLGDEVLAVTLDGDLDVVELERECGSTSSESARVA, from the coding sequence ATGAGTGGAACGACCGGACCGAGCGCCGAGGAGTCGGCCCTCCGAAACTGCGAGGACTGCGTGGCTCCCGAGGAGGCGTTCTCGGTCATCGCCAACGAGAGCAGGCTGTCGATTCTGGAGGCGCTGTGGAAGGCCGACGAGCGCCCCGTGAGCTTCTCGGAGCTCCGGCGGGAGGTCGGCATGCGAGACAGCGCGCAGTTCAACTACCACCTCAAGCAACTCACCGACCACTTCGTCGTCGGGACCGACGAGGGCTACGACTTCCGGCAGGCGGGCAAGAAGGTCGTGCGGTCGATACTGGCGGGGTCGTTCAACGAACATCCCGAGATGGAACCGTTCGAGCTCGACGAGACCTGCGCGCTGTGCGGCGGGAGCCTCGAAGCCTCCTACGACGACGAGATGCTCGCCATCGACTGCCTCGACTGCGCCAAGAACCACGGTCGCTATCCCTTCCCGCCGGGCGGCCTCAACGACCGCACCCGCGGAGAGATCATGGACGCGTTCAATCAGCGCGTGCGCCACCTCCACTGCCTCGCGGCCGACGGCGTCTGTCCGGAGTGCAACGGCCGGATGAGCACCGCCATCACCCACGACACCGAGGACTACCTCGGCCTCGGAGTCCGGGTCGACCACCGATGCGAGCAGTGTCGCCACCGGCTCTACTCGGCGGTCGGCCTCTCTCTGCTCGACCAGTCGGACGTGGTCACCTTCCACCGCGACCACGGCGTCGACGTCTGCACGAAACCCTACTGGGACCTCGCGTGGTGTGTCACCGACGAGCACACCACCGTTCTCTCGGAGGACCCGTGGCGGATTCGGGTCGAGATTCCGCTGGGTGACGAGGTGCTGGCGGTGACCCTCGACGGCGACCTCGACGTGGTCGAGTTGGAACGCGAATGCGGCTCGACCTCCTCCGAGAGCGCCCGGGTGGCCTGA
- a CDS encoding bifunctional N(6)-L-threonylcarbamoyladenine synthase/serine/threonine protein kinase, protein MRVLGIEGTAWAASAAVYDTDDDPTTAFIETDAYQPESGGIHPREAAEHMSDAVPRVVEAALAEADGPIDAVAFSRGPGLGPCLRTVGTAARALAGTLDVPLVGVNHMVAHLEIGRQQSGFDSPVCLNASGANAHVLGYRNGRYRVLGETMDTGVGNALDKFTRHLGWSHPGGPKVEEAARDGEYVDLPYVVKGMDFSFSGIMSAAKDAHDEGVPVEDVCFSLQENVFAMLTEVAERALSLTGSDELVLGGGVGQNARLREMLAEMCDQRGADFYAPEPRFLRDNAGMIAVLGAEMLRAGDTLDIDESAVDPNFRPDEVAVGWRSDEESVAVRREESDEVTGAEATVEIGAETVTKRRLPKSYRHPELDDRLRRDRTVLEARLTSEARRQGVPTPVVYDVDPAEGTLVFERVGETDLREGLTPERARDVGRHLAAIHAAGFVHGDPTTRNVRVGRRGAPSDPSERAESDATTDRADRTYLIDFGLGYYTDDAEDYAMDLHVFGQSLDGTADDAEALREAFEDAYAEAGDEAVLDQLREVEGRGRYQ, encoded by the coding sequence ATGCGCGTCCTCGGTATCGAGGGCACCGCGTGGGCCGCGAGCGCCGCGGTATACGACACGGACGACGACCCGACTACCGCTTTTATCGAGACCGACGCCTACCAGCCCGAGAGCGGCGGCATCCACCCGCGCGAGGCGGCCGAGCACATGAGCGACGCCGTCCCGCGCGTGGTCGAGGCCGCGCTCGCGGAGGCCGACGGGCCAATCGACGCCGTGGCGTTCTCGCGCGGTCCCGGACTCGGCCCCTGTCTGCGGACGGTCGGGACCGCCGCGCGCGCGCTGGCGGGGACGCTCGACGTGCCGCTGGTCGGGGTCAACCACATGGTCGCCCACCTCGAGATCGGCCGCCAGCAGTCGGGGTTCGACTCGCCGGTCTGTCTGAACGCCTCGGGCGCGAACGCTCACGTCCTCGGGTATCGCAACGGCCGGTATCGCGTGTTGGGCGAGACGATGGACACCGGGGTCGGCAACGCCTTGGACAAGTTCACCCGCCACCTCGGGTGGTCCCATCCCGGCGGCCCGAAGGTCGAGGAGGCCGCGAGAGACGGCGAGTACGTCGACCTCCCCTACGTGGTCAAGGGGATGGACTTCTCCTTTTCGGGCATCATGAGCGCCGCGAAGGACGCCCACGACGAGGGTGTCCCGGTCGAGGACGTCTGCTTCTCCCTGCAGGAGAACGTCTTCGCCATGCTCACGGAGGTCGCAGAACGCGCCCTCTCGCTGACTGGGAGCGACGAACTCGTCCTCGGGGGCGGCGTCGGGCAGAACGCCCGCCTCCGGGAGATGCTCGCGGAGATGTGCGACCAGCGCGGGGCCGACTTCTACGCGCCCGAACCTCGATTCCTCCGCGACAACGCCGGGATGATCGCGGTGCTGGGCGCGGAGATGCTCCGGGCGGGCGACACCCTCGACATCGACGAGTCGGCTGTGGACCCGAACTTCCGGCCCGACGAGGTGGCGGTCGGGTGGCGCTCGGACGAGGAGTCCGTCGCGGTCCGGCGCGAGGAGAGCGACGAGGTGACCGGCGCGGAGGCGACGGTCGAGATCGGCGCGGAGACCGTCACCAAGCGCAGGCTACCCAAGAGCTACCGCCACCCGGAGCTCGACGACCGCCTCCGGCGCGACCGGACGGTCCTCGAAGCCCGCCTGACGAGCGAGGCCCGCAGGCAGGGCGTTCCCACCCCGGTCGTCTACGACGTGGACCCCGCGGAGGGGACCCTCGTCTTCGAGCGCGTGGGCGAGACAGACCTCCGGGAGGGGCTGACTCCCGAGCGCGCCCGCGACGTGGGCCGCCACCTCGCCGCGATTCACGCCGCGGGGTTCGTCCACGGCGACCCGACGACCCGAAACGTCCGGGTCGGACGGCGCGGCGCGCCGTCCGACCCGAGCGAACGGGCCGAGAGCGACGCGACCACCGACCGGGCCGACCGGACCTACCTCATCGACTTCGGCCTCGGCTACTACACCGACGACGCCGAGGACTACGCGATGGACCTCCACGTCTTCGGTCAGAGCCTCGATGGCACCGCCGACGACGCCGAGGCGCTCCGCGAGGCGTTCGAGGACGCCTACGCCGAGGCGGGCGACGAGGCGGTCCTCGACCAACTCCGGGAAGTCGAGGGTCGGGGTCGGTATCAATAG
- a CDS encoding GTP-dependent dephospho-CoA kinase family protein, with product MSDVLVSLPLELRGELKQPLGPVLTDAERLLSDVDGPLVAVGDVVTYHLERAGVTPDVAVVDGLTKREAVDDDVAEGVARAGERAREVRVENPAGTLTREMVAALRDALADPEPTVIVVEGEEDLVALPALLAAPVGASVVYGQPDEGMVHATVTDDRKEAMRDLLGRMDGDPEELFKVLEST from the coding sequence GTGAGCGACGTCCTCGTCTCGCTCCCGCTCGAACTCCGCGGGGAGCTCAAGCAGCCGCTCGGCCCCGTTCTGACCGACGCCGAGCGACTGCTCTCGGACGTGGACGGACCGCTCGTCGCGGTCGGCGACGTGGTGACCTACCACCTCGAACGCGCGGGCGTCACGCCCGACGTGGCGGTCGTCGACGGCCTCACCAAGCGCGAGGCGGTCGACGACGATGTCGCCGAGGGGGTCGCCCGCGCGGGCGAACGCGCCCGCGAGGTCCGGGTCGAGAACCCCGCGGGGACGCTGACCCGCGAGATGGTCGCCGCGCTCCGGGACGCGCTCGCCGACCCGGAACCCACGGTCATCGTGGTCGAGGGCGAGGAGGACCTCGTCGCGCTCCCCGCCCTCCTCGCCGCGCCGGTCGGCGCGAGCGTCGTCTACGGCCAGCCCGACGAGGGGATGGTCCACGCGACGGTGACAGACGACCGGAAGGAAGCGATGCGCGACCTGCTGGGGCGGATGGACGGGGACCCCGAGGAACTGTTCAAGGTGCTGGAATCCACCTGA
- a CDS encoding DUF5787 family protein, producing MREFPFELALCAHLEATEDWVVGRQIGGGVRAPANRILDVVCVEPGPAFDARAALTPETIPDPAIESDVGVGRARDPREAFDCHPERARGLADRAVDIGFFERAVGGGVRRVARYPDEWFGRLVGIENKPDLDSPGDLDLQLRKDASLGVVDEVVLATESYVTGAHLNRIPEAVGVWRFDSETGDREVVREAEPLPVSEPGVELLAERPLRADVALVTADEKARQRRRMAERAYGKGWRTYDLPGCAEMESATREGSDGLPFCAWKGRVVNPAACGPECPGHDPADPPDVDLASAREGRTPWVADPEGRARRQSGLDRFG from the coding sequence GTGCGAGAGTTCCCCTTCGAGTTGGCGCTGTGCGCGCACCTCGAAGCCACCGAGGACTGGGTCGTGGGGCGTCAGATCGGCGGCGGCGTCCGCGCGCCCGCCAACCGAATCCTCGACGTGGTCTGCGTCGAACCCGGTCCGGCGTTCGACGCCCGGGCGGCCCTGACGCCCGAGACGATTCCGGACCCGGCCATCGAGAGCGACGTGGGCGTCGGGCGCGCCCGCGACCCCCGCGAGGCGTTCGACTGTCACCCCGAGCGCGCCCGCGGCCTCGCCGACCGCGCAGTGGACATCGGGTTCTTCGAGCGCGCGGTCGGCGGGGGCGTCCGGCGGGTCGCCCGGTACCCCGACGAGTGGTTCGGGCGGCTCGTCGGCATCGAGAACAAGCCCGACCTCGACTCGCCGGGCGACCTCGACCTTCAACTCCGGAAGGACGCGAGCCTCGGGGTGGTCGACGAAGTCGTGCTCGCGACCGAGAGCTACGTCACGGGCGCACACCTCAACCGCATCCCCGAGGCGGTCGGCGTCTGGCGGTTCGACTCCGAGACGGGCGACCGCGAGGTGGTCCGGGAAGCCGAGCCCCTGCCCGTCTCGGAACCGGGCGTCGAACTCCTCGCCGAACGCCCCCTGCGGGCCGACGTGGCACTCGTCACGGCCGACGAGAAGGCCCGCCAGCGCAGGCGGATGGCCGAGCGCGCCTACGGCAAGGGGTGGCGGACATACGACTTGCCGGGGTGCGCCGAGATGGAGTCGGCGACCCGCGAAGGGAGCGACGGCCTCCCGTTCTGCGCCTGGAAGGGGCGGGTCGTGAACCCCGCGGCGTGCGGGCCGGAGTGTCCGGGCCACGACCCCGCCGACCCGCCCGACGTGGACCTCGCGAGCGCCCGCGAGGGCCGGACGCCGTGGGTCGCCGACCCCGAAGGGCGGGCACGCAGGCAGTCGGGGCTCGACCGGTTCGGGTGA
- a CDS encoding 30S ribosomal protein S27ae — translation MARYELYDEDGTTDNEQCTRCGDSFLADHGDRLHCGRCGYTEWK, via the coding sequence ATGGCGCGATACGAACTCTACGACGAGGACGGCACCACCGACAATGAGCAGTGCACCCGGTGTGGCGACTCGTTCCTCGCCGACCACGGCGACCGCCTCCACTGCGGGCGCTGTGGCTACACCGAGTGGAAGTAG
- a CDS encoding translation initiation factor IF-2 subunit gamma has protein sequence MTGNHTQPEVNIGLVGHVDHGKTTLVQALSGEWTDQHSEEMKRGISIRLGYADATFRQCPGMDAPECYTVEETCPDGSESEPLRTVSFVDAPGHETLMATMLSGAAIMDGAVLVVSASEPVPQAQTEEHLMALDIIGIDNIVIAQNKVDLVDREQAEDNYRQIQEFVEGTVAEDAPVVPISAQQEVNIDLLIDAIEREIPTPDRDPDADARMYVARSFDINRPGTTWDGLVGGVLGGSLVEGKLTAGEDIELRPGREVEEGGETSWEPIQTDVRSLQAGGDQVDEVTPGGLLGVGTGLDPSLTKGDALAGQVAGPPGTLPPTWRQFTMEVDLLDRLVGVDDEDVEDISTGEPLMLTVGTATTVGSVTSARAGECEVALKRPVCAPEGAKIAINRRIGARWRLIGVGTLRE, from the coding sequence TTGACAGGAAATCATACCCAACCGGAGGTGAACATCGGACTGGTCGGCCACGTCGACCACGGGAAGACGACGCTGGTGCAGGCGCTCAGCGGCGAGTGGACCGACCAGCACTCCGAGGAGATGAAGCGTGGCATCTCCATCCGGCTCGGGTACGCAGACGCCACGTTCCGGCAGTGCCCGGGCATGGACGCGCCGGAGTGTTACACGGTCGAGGAGACGTGTCCGGACGGCAGCGAGAGCGAGCCGCTCCGGACCGTCTCGTTCGTGGACGCGCCCGGTCACGAGACGCTGATGGCGACGATGCTGTCGGGTGCGGCCATCATGGACGGCGCGGTGCTCGTGGTGAGCGCCAGCGAGCCCGTCCCGCAGGCCCAGACCGAAGAGCACCTGATGGCGCTCGACATCATCGGCATCGACAACATCGTCATCGCCCAGAACAAGGTCGACCTCGTCGACCGCGAGCAGGCCGAGGACAACTACCGCCAGATACAGGAGTTCGTCGAGGGCACCGTCGCCGAGGACGCGCCGGTCGTCCCCATCTCGGCCCAGCAGGAGGTCAACATCGACCTCCTCATCGACGCCATCGAGCGCGAGATTCCGACCCCCGACCGCGACCCCGACGCCGACGCGCGGATGTACGTCGCGCGGAGCTTCGACATCAACCGTCCCGGAACGACGTGGGACGGGCTGGTCGGCGGCGTCCTCGGCGGCAGTCTGGTCGAGGGGAAGCTGACCGCGGGCGAGGACATCGAACTCCGTCCCGGCCGCGAGGTCGAAGAGGGCGGCGAGACCAGCTGGGAACCCATCCAGACCGACGTGCGCTCGCTTCAGGCGGGCGGCGATCAGGTCGACGAGGTGACCCCGGGCGGCCTGCTCGGGGTCGGTACCGGTCTCGACCCAAGCCTCACGAAGGGCGACGCGCTCGCGGGACAGGTCGCCGGACCGCCCGGCACGCTGCCGCCGACGTGGCGACAGTTCACGATGGAGGTCGACCTGCTCGACCGCCTCGTGGGCGTCGACGACGAGGACGTCGAGGACATCTCGACCGGCGAGCCGCTGATGCTCACCGTCGGCACCGCGACGACCGTCGGCTCCGTCACGAGCGCCCGCGCGGGCGAGTGCGAGGTCGCGCTCAAGCGTCCGGTCTGCGCGCCCGAAGGTGCGAAGATCGCCATCAACCGCCGCATCGGTGCGCGCTGGCGGCTCATCGGCGTCGGCACCCTGCGCGAATAG
- a CDS encoding 30S ribosomal protein S24e, protein MEVEILSEEQNPMLHRSEVRFQIVHDEATPSRLSVRDSLAAKLDKDSSEVVVHEMNTKFGMRKTVGYAKVYDSPEHARDVEQDHMLERNKIAADADAEPEAEEAE, encoded by the coding sequence ATGGAAGTCGAAATCCTCTCCGAGGAGCAGAATCCGATGCTCCACCGGTCCGAAGTGCGGTTCCAGATCGTCCACGACGAAGCGACCCCCTCGCGGCTGTCGGTCCGCGACAGCCTCGCCGCGAAGCTCGACAAGGACTCCAGCGAGGTCGTGGTCCACGAGATGAACACCAAGTTCGGGATGCGAAAGACCGTCGGCTACGCCAAGGTCTACGACAGCCCCGAGCACGCCCGCGACGTCGAGCAGGACCACATGCTCGAACGCAACAAGATCGCGGCCGACGCCGACGCCGAACCCGAAGCCGAGGAGGCCGAATAA